From a region of the Hemibagrus wyckioides isolate EC202008001 linkage group LG06, SWU_Hwy_1.0, whole genome shotgun sequence genome:
- the LOC131353922 gene encoding uncharacterized protein LOC131353922 isoform X15, translating into MASQGPGRKRTPNRNAVTPEEDALNVIAREAEARLAAKRAARAEAREIRMKELERQQKEIYQVQKKYYGLENLDNKWGDIEQWMEDSERYTRHSQRHVSVSDDEECMSLGSRSNVRLDEGLDRDFFEKGPSRASTLSAATLTSLGGASSRKGSDSSSVTADTETSLQDIKEIHELKDQIQDVEAKYMQSLKELKDSLAQMEEKYRKAMVSNAQLDNEKSNLIYEVDTLKDSLMELEELLAETRRECEEKSKDLEREKHAHSILQFQFIEQKETLKQSEELLTEIRQLHFKQEGFVREISDLQETIEWKDKKIGALEKQKEYSDAIRTERDELRDEVVQLKDILKKHGIVLGPDLCTNGEVEGNVSSGSACTELQHGSSVLGTQELQLFRDENVGGSRGGQFQHQQDFDHEVQENHLPPSVSGSSSESPVVAHYNNGGFGNDFNNSIAKIQNNVEKPQAACEGKAEEISKDNVIIEGMRTDQQEIPLHDNRSETIKEENQDFTEKLPCEIAEKDVVHLDETVVGDSQIKMISDSSPSAKIDTALNSQSASVSGKKKKKKRKNKQKQKQSSDEKAVRSEIGDENENQLAESSSVQTVEENSVCSEEAPINEKVPDNRNVDENIELMHKEAESLELQRPNTGPGSISNQTDCMSSADFFRTADSVKEIKIDVPAYDDPLERTTEELNASIGKYKILSNNGDAELKDIVAVCADFPESGFEVRPEKEETDTTSDVVEMETVDGMIHLDKTYALAETSTVTQLDDAVITNEVSEEGQEIATDTQLDDALVTDEMHEEGQETSTVAQLDDAVITNEVSEEGQVISTVTQLDDAVITNEVSEEGQVISTVTQLDDAVITNEVSKEGQVISTVTQLDDALVTDKVHKLEQDTSTVTQLDDAVITNEVSEEGQETSTVTQLDDALVTDKVPELEQDSSTVTQLDGVLVTDEVPEQGQEISTDTQLDDALVTDEIPEESQEISTVTQLDDALVTDEMHEEGQETSTVTQLDDAVITNEVSEEGQEISTVTQLDDALVTDKVPELEQDTSTVTQLDGVLVTDKIPEERQEISTVTQLDGVLVTDKIPEERQEISTVTQLDGVLVTDEVPEEELETSAVTQLNEAVVADKVPEKEQETSAVKQLDDGLVTAEVPEEEQETYKETQLDDTVVTDEAPKLEQETSTGTQLDDVLFTAEVPEVELETSAVTQLNEAVVANKVAEKEQETSAVKQLDDGLVTAEVPEEKQESQEPTQIDQEFKVEQDEGEVEYGESFECHQEHNNIPDHKVQTDEQNVSAEIAGVTAEQIATTGGNQNESQQHSLTGYEEQGPEGCEETGHFEHSERAKQETSPNDLLPETRELDEVADDVVLQEAGQNMREQEVSEVKEGTSETNKEDAKSGSKKESKKGKGKSKEDCKMS; encoded by the exons GAGGACAGTGAGCGGTATACACGCCACTCACAGAGACATGTTTCG GTGTCAGATGATGAAGAATGTATGTCGTTGGGGAGCAGGAGCAATGTACGG TTGGATGAGGGATTGGACAGAGATTTTTTCGAAAAG GGCCCCTCTCGAGCGTCTACTCTATCCGCCGCCACTCTGACTTCACTGGGCGGGGCTTCCTCACGCAAAGGAAGTGACAGTTCCTCTGTCACTGCAGATACAGAGACATCCTTACAGGATATTAAG GAAATTCATGAACTGAAGGATCAGATCCAGGATGTCGAGGCCAAATACATGCAGAGCCTCAAAGAACTCAAG GATTCTTTGGCACAGATGGAGGAGAAATACCGCAAGGCCATGGTGTCTAATGCGCAGTTGGATAATGAGAAATCTAATCTGATATATGAGGTGGATACTTTGAAAGACTCGCTGATGGAGCTAGAAGAGCTTCTTGCTGAGACTCGGCGAGAGTGTGAGGAGAAGAGTAAG GATCTGGAGCGAGAGAAGCATGCCCACAGTATACTGCAGTTTCAGTTCATCGAGCAAAAAGAAACACTGAAGCAAAGTGAAGAGCTGCTGACT GAGATTCGTCAATTACACTTCAAACAAGAGGGCTTTGTTAGGGAGATTTCTGACCTGCAGGAAACTATTGAATGGAAGGATAAGAAAATTGGG GCCTTAGAGAAGCAGAAAGAGTATTCTGATGCCATTCGAACTGAGCGGGATGAGCTCAGGGATGAGGTGGTTCAACtcaaagacattttaaag AAACATGGCATTGTCCTTGGACCAGACCTGTGCACCAATGGAGAAGTGGAAGGAAATGTGAGCAGTGGGTCTGCCTGCACCGAACTGCAGCATGGGAGCAGTGTATTAG GCACTCAGGAGTTGCAGCTGTTTAGAGATGAAAATGTAGGGGGCTCCAGAGGTGGCCAGTTCCAACACCAACAGGATTTTGACCATGAAGTTCAAGAGAATCACCTGCCTCCATCTGTCTCTGGCAGTTCTTCTGAATCTCCTGTAGTAGCACATTATAATAATGGGGGTTTTGGAAATGATTTCAATAACAGCATAGCAAAAATTCAAAACAATGTTGAAAAACCTCAGGCTGCGTGTGAGGGTAAAGCAGAGGAAATTTCAAAAGATAATGTTATTATTGAAGGCATGAGAACAGATCAGCAAGAGATTCCACTGCATGATAACAGAAGTGAGACTATAAAAGAGGAAAATCAAGATTTCACAGAAAAACTCCCATGTGAGATAGCAGAAAAGGATGTAGTCCACCTAGATGAAACTGTAGTTGGAGATTCTCAGATCAAAATGATTTCTGACAGTTCACCATCAGCAAAAATAGACACAGCATTGAATTCCCAAAGTGCCAGTGTttcaggaaaaaagaagaagaaaaaaaggaaaaataaacagaaacaaaagcaGAGCTCCGATGAAAAAGCAGTTCGTTCAGAAATTGGGGATGAGAATGAAAACCAGCTCGCAGAGAGCAGTTCAGTTCAGACAGTAGAGGAAAACTCAGTATGTTCAGAAGAAGCACCCATAAATGAGAAAGTACCAGATAACAGGAATGTTGATGAAAACATAGAGCTGATGCACAAAGAAGCAGAATCTCTAGAACTACAAAGACCTAATACCGGCCCTGGATCAATCAGTAATCAGACTGATTGCATGAGCAGCGCCGATTTTTTCCGAACTGCGGACTCCGTAAAGGAAATTAAGATTGACGTCCCTGCTTACGACGATCCGCTGGAAAGAACTACTGAAGAGTTAAATGCCTCTATTGGCAAATACAAAATCTTAAGCAACAATGGTGATGCTGAGCTGAAAGACATTGTTGCCGTCTGTGCTGATTTTCCTGAATCTGGTTTTGAGGTAAGACCTGAGAAAGAGGAAACTGACACTACCTCAGATGTAGTGGAAATGGAAACAGTTGATGGGATGATTCACCTTGATAAAACATACGCCCTTGCCGAAACATCCACAGTCACGCAGCTGGATGACGCTGTAATTACAAATGAAGTATCCGAAGAGGGGCAAGAAATagccacagacacacagctggATGATGCTTTAGTTACAGATGAAATGCATGAAGAGGGGCAAGAAACATCCACAGTCGCACAGCTGGATGACGCTGTAATTACAAATGAAGTATCTGAAGAGGGGCAAGTAATATCCACAGTCACACAGCTGGATGACGCTGTAATTACAAATGAAGTATCCGAAGAGGGGCAAGTAATATCCACAGTCACACAGCTGGATGACGCTGTAATTACAAATGAAGTATCCAAAGAGGGGCAAGTAATATCCACAGTCACACAGCTGGATGATGCTTTAGTTACAGATAAAGTACACAAACTGGAGCAGGATACTTCCACAGTCACACAGCTGGATGACGCTGTAATTACAAATGAAGTATCTGAAGAGGGGCAAGAAACATCCACAGTCACACAGCTGGATGATGCTTTAGTTACAGATAAAGTACCTGAATTGGAGCAGGATTCTTCCACAGTCACACAGCTGGATGGCGTTTTAGTTACAGATGAAGTGCCTGAACAGGGGCAAGAAAtatccacagacacacagctggATGATGCTTTAGTTACAGATGAAATACCTGAAGAGAGTCAAGAAATATCCACAGTCACACAGCTAGATGATGCTTTAGTTACAGATGAAATGCATGAAGAGGGGCAAGAAACATCCACAGTCACACAGCTGGATGACGCTGTAATTACAAATGAAGTATCCGAAGAGGGGCAAGAAATATCCACGGTCACACAGCTGGATGATGCTTTAGTTACAGATAAAGTACCCGAATTGGAGCAGGATACTTCCACAGTCACACAGCTGGATGGTGTTTTAGTTACAGATAAAATACCTGAAGAGAGGCAAGAAATATCCACAGTCACACAGCTGGATGGTGTTTTAGTTACAGATAAAATACCTGAAGAGAGGCAAGAAATTTCCACAGTCACACAGCTGGATGGTGTTTTAGTTACAGATGAAGTGCCTGAAGAGGAGCTCGAAACATCTGCAGTTACACAGCTGAATGAGGCTGTAGTTGCAGATAAAGTACCTGAAAAGGAGCAAGAAACATCTGCAGTCAAACAGCTGGATGATGGTTTAGTTACAGCTGAAGTACCTGAAGAGGAGCAAGAAACATATAAAGAGACACAGCTGGATGACACTGTAGTTACAGATGAAGCACCCAAATTGGAGCAAGAAACATCCACAGGCACACAGCTGGATGACGTTTTATTTACAGCTGAAGTGCCTGAAGTGGAGCTAGAAACATCTGCAGTTACACAGCTGAATGAGGCTGTAGTTGCAAATAAAGTAGCTGAAAAGGAGCAAGAAACATCTGCAGTCAAACAGCTGGATGATGGTTTAGTTACAGCTGAAGTACCTGAAGAGAAGCAAGAATCACAGGAACCAACACAAATAGATCAGGAATTCAAAGTAGAACAGGATGAAGGTGAGGTAGAGTATGGAGAATCTTTTGAGTGTCATCAAGAACACAATAACATTCCTGACCACAAGgtacagacagatgaacagaatGTCTCAGCAGAGATAGCGGGTGTAACTGCAGAGCAGATAGCCACAACAGGGGGAAATCAGAACGAAAGTCAGCAACACTCTTTAACAGGATATGAGGAACAAGGACCTGAAGGCTGCGAAGAAACGGGGCATTTTGAGCACAGTGAAAGAGCCAAGCAGGAAACAAGTCCTAACGATCTGCTTCCTGAGACACGAGAGTTAGATGAGGTGGCTGATGATGTTGTTCTGCAAGAAGCAGGTCAGAATATGAGAGAGCAGGAAGTCAGTGAAGTCAAAGAGGGTACGTCTGAAACAAACAAGGAGGATGCAAAAAGTGGCTCCAAAAAGGAAAGCAAGAAAGGGAAGGGGAAGAGTAAAGAGGACTGCAAAATGTCCTAA
- the LOC131353922 gene encoding uncharacterized protein LOC131353922 isoform X6 gives MASQGPGRKRTPNRNAVTPEEDALNVIAREAEARLAAKRAARAEAREIRMKELERQQKEVSDDEECMSLGSRSNVRLDLDSVGAQTGLSHTSTFNSHKNTKKKKKKTKNSSDISNGYDNDYRTNSSRGSLYESSLCSSSLRSNTRTLSEYSGLLGSSSRASSRASSRCASPVENSSSSGASFLRKAASSSGLRDLDHVTIPDLPNLDEGLDRDFFEKGPSRASTLSAATLTSLGGASSRKGSDSSSVTADTETSLQDIKEIHELKDQIQDVEAKYMQSLKELKDSLAQMEEKYRKAMVSNAQLDNEKSNLIYEVDTLKDSLMELEELLAETRRECEEKSKDLEREKHAHSILQFQFIEQKETLKQSEELLTEIRQLHFKQEGFVREISDLQETIEWKDKKIGALEKQKEYSDAIRTERDELRDEVVQLKDILKKHGIVLGPDLCTNGEVEGNVSSGSACTELQHGSSVLGTQELQLFRDENVGGSRGGQFQHQQDFDHEVQENHLPPSVSGSSSESPVVAHYNNGGFGNDFNNSIAKIQNNVEKPQAACEGKAEEISKDNVIIEGMRTDQQEIPLHDNRSETIKEENQDFTEKLPCEIAEKDVVHLDETVVGDSQIKMISDSSPSAKIDTALNSQSASVSGKKKKKKRKNKQKQKQSSDEKAVRSEIGDENENQLAESSSVQTVEENSVCSEEAPINEKVPDNRNVDENIELMHKEAESLELQRPNTGPGSISNQTDCMSSADFFRTADSVKEIKIDVPAYDDPLERTTEELNASIGKYKILSNNGDAELKDIVAVCADFPESGFEVRPEKEETDTTSDVVEMETVDGMIHLDKTYALAETSTVTQLDDAVITNEVSEEGQEIATDTQLDDALVTDEMHEEGQETSTVAQLDDAVITNEVSEEGQVISTVTQLDDAVITNEVSEEGQVISTVTQLDDAVITNEVSKEGQVISTVTQLDDALVTDKVHKLEQDTSTVTQLDDAVITNEVSEEGQETSTVTQLDDALVTDKVPELEQDSSTVTQLDGVLVTDEVPEQGQEISTDTQLDDALVTDEIPEESQEISTVTQLDDALVTDEMHEEGQETSTVTQLDDAVITNEVSEEGQEISTVTQLDDALVTDKVPELEQDTSTVTQLDGVLVTDKIPEERQEISTVTQLDGVLVTDKIPEERQEISTVTQLDGVLVTDEVPEEELETSAVTQLNEAVVADKVPEKEQETSAVKQLDDGLVTAEVPEEEQETYKETQLDDTVVTDEAPKLEQETSTGTQLDDVLFTAEVPEVELETSAVTQLNEAVVANKVAEKEQETSAVKQLDDGLVTAEVPEEKQESQEPTQIDQEFKVEQDEGEVEYGESFECHQEHNNIPDHKVQTDEQNVSAEIAGVTAEQIATTGGNQNESQQHSLTGYEEQGPEGCEETGHFEHSERAKQETSPNDLLPETRELDEVADDVVLQEAGQNMREQEVSEVKEGTSETNKEDAKSGSKKESKKGKGKSKEDCKMS, from the exons GTGTCAGATGATGAAGAATGTATGTCGTTGGGGAGCAGGAGCAATGTACGG TTGGATTTGGATTCAGTTGGTGCACAGACTGGG TTATCCCATACATCTACGTTTAATTCTCACAAGaacacaaagaagaagaaaaagaagacgaAGAACTCTTCTGATATT AGTAACGGCTACGACAATGATTACAGAACGAATTCCAGTCGG GGATCTTTATATGAAAGCAGTCTCTGCAGTAGCTCTCTGCGCTCCAATACTCGTACT TTGTCAGAGTATAGTGGCCTATTGGGCTCAAGCTCCAGAGCATCATCCAGAGCGAGTTCCAGATGTGCTAGCCCAGTG GAAAATAGCAGCAGCTCAGGGGCCAGTTTTTTACGAAAGGCAGCTAGCAGCAGTGGCCTCAGAGACTTGGATCATGTGACCATTCCTGATCTGCCAAAT TTGGATGAGGGATTGGACAGAGATTTTTTCGAAAAG GGCCCCTCTCGAGCGTCTACTCTATCCGCCGCCACTCTGACTTCACTGGGCGGGGCTTCCTCACGCAAAGGAAGTGACAGTTCCTCTGTCACTGCAGATACAGAGACATCCTTACAGGATATTAAG GAAATTCATGAACTGAAGGATCAGATCCAGGATGTCGAGGCCAAATACATGCAGAGCCTCAAAGAACTCAAG GATTCTTTGGCACAGATGGAGGAGAAATACCGCAAGGCCATGGTGTCTAATGCGCAGTTGGATAATGAGAAATCTAATCTGATATATGAGGTGGATACTTTGAAAGACTCGCTGATGGAGCTAGAAGAGCTTCTTGCTGAGACTCGGCGAGAGTGTGAGGAGAAGAGTAAG GATCTGGAGCGAGAGAAGCATGCCCACAGTATACTGCAGTTTCAGTTCATCGAGCAAAAAGAAACACTGAAGCAAAGTGAAGAGCTGCTGACT GAGATTCGTCAATTACACTTCAAACAAGAGGGCTTTGTTAGGGAGATTTCTGACCTGCAGGAAACTATTGAATGGAAGGATAAGAAAATTGGG GCCTTAGAGAAGCAGAAAGAGTATTCTGATGCCATTCGAACTGAGCGGGATGAGCTCAGGGATGAGGTGGTTCAACtcaaagacattttaaag AAACATGGCATTGTCCTTGGACCAGACCTGTGCACCAATGGAGAAGTGGAAGGAAATGTGAGCAGTGGGTCTGCCTGCACCGAACTGCAGCATGGGAGCAGTGTATTAG GCACTCAGGAGTTGCAGCTGTTTAGAGATGAAAATGTAGGGGGCTCCAGAGGTGGCCAGTTCCAACACCAACAGGATTTTGACCATGAAGTTCAAGAGAATCACCTGCCTCCATCTGTCTCTGGCAGTTCTTCTGAATCTCCTGTAGTAGCACATTATAATAATGGGGGTTTTGGAAATGATTTCAATAACAGCATAGCAAAAATTCAAAACAATGTTGAAAAACCTCAGGCTGCGTGTGAGGGTAAAGCAGAGGAAATTTCAAAAGATAATGTTATTATTGAAGGCATGAGAACAGATCAGCAAGAGATTCCACTGCATGATAACAGAAGTGAGACTATAAAAGAGGAAAATCAAGATTTCACAGAAAAACTCCCATGTGAGATAGCAGAAAAGGATGTAGTCCACCTAGATGAAACTGTAGTTGGAGATTCTCAGATCAAAATGATTTCTGACAGTTCACCATCAGCAAAAATAGACACAGCATTGAATTCCCAAAGTGCCAGTGTttcaggaaaaaagaagaagaaaaaaaggaaaaataaacagaaacaaaagcaGAGCTCCGATGAAAAAGCAGTTCGTTCAGAAATTGGGGATGAGAATGAAAACCAGCTCGCAGAGAGCAGTTCAGTTCAGACAGTAGAGGAAAACTCAGTATGTTCAGAAGAAGCACCCATAAATGAGAAAGTACCAGATAACAGGAATGTTGATGAAAACATAGAGCTGATGCACAAAGAAGCAGAATCTCTAGAACTACAAAGACCTAATACCGGCCCTGGATCAATCAGTAATCAGACTGATTGCATGAGCAGCGCCGATTTTTTCCGAACTGCGGACTCCGTAAAGGAAATTAAGATTGACGTCCCTGCTTACGACGATCCGCTGGAAAGAACTACTGAAGAGTTAAATGCCTCTATTGGCAAATACAAAATCTTAAGCAACAATGGTGATGCTGAGCTGAAAGACATTGTTGCCGTCTGTGCTGATTTTCCTGAATCTGGTTTTGAGGTAAGACCTGAGAAAGAGGAAACTGACACTACCTCAGATGTAGTGGAAATGGAAACAGTTGATGGGATGATTCACCTTGATAAAACATACGCCCTTGCCGAAACATCCACAGTCACGCAGCTGGATGACGCTGTAATTACAAATGAAGTATCCGAAGAGGGGCAAGAAATagccacagacacacagctggATGATGCTTTAGTTACAGATGAAATGCATGAAGAGGGGCAAGAAACATCCACAGTCGCACAGCTGGATGACGCTGTAATTACAAATGAAGTATCTGAAGAGGGGCAAGTAATATCCACAGTCACACAGCTGGATGACGCTGTAATTACAAATGAAGTATCCGAAGAGGGGCAAGTAATATCCACAGTCACACAGCTGGATGACGCTGTAATTACAAATGAAGTATCCAAAGAGGGGCAAGTAATATCCACAGTCACACAGCTGGATGATGCTTTAGTTACAGATAAAGTACACAAACTGGAGCAGGATACTTCCACAGTCACACAGCTGGATGACGCTGTAATTACAAATGAAGTATCTGAAGAGGGGCAAGAAACATCCACAGTCACACAGCTGGATGATGCTTTAGTTACAGATAAAGTACCTGAATTGGAGCAGGATTCTTCCACAGTCACACAGCTGGATGGCGTTTTAGTTACAGATGAAGTGCCTGAACAGGGGCAAGAAAtatccacagacacacagctggATGATGCTTTAGTTACAGATGAAATACCTGAAGAGAGTCAAGAAATATCCACAGTCACACAGCTAGATGATGCTTTAGTTACAGATGAAATGCATGAAGAGGGGCAAGAAACATCCACAGTCACACAGCTGGATGACGCTGTAATTACAAATGAAGTATCCGAAGAGGGGCAAGAAATATCCACGGTCACACAGCTGGATGATGCTTTAGTTACAGATAAAGTACCCGAATTGGAGCAGGATACTTCCACAGTCACACAGCTGGATGGTGTTTTAGTTACAGATAAAATACCTGAAGAGAGGCAAGAAATATCCACAGTCACACAGCTGGATGGTGTTTTAGTTACAGATAAAATACCTGAAGAGAGGCAAGAAATTTCCACAGTCACACAGCTGGATGGTGTTTTAGTTACAGATGAAGTGCCTGAAGAGGAGCTCGAAACATCTGCAGTTACACAGCTGAATGAGGCTGTAGTTGCAGATAAAGTACCTGAAAAGGAGCAAGAAACATCTGCAGTCAAACAGCTGGATGATGGTTTAGTTACAGCTGAAGTACCTGAAGAGGAGCAAGAAACATATAAAGAGACACAGCTGGATGACACTGTAGTTACAGATGAAGCACCCAAATTGGAGCAAGAAACATCCACAGGCACACAGCTGGATGACGTTTTATTTACAGCTGAAGTGCCTGAAGTGGAGCTAGAAACATCTGCAGTTACACAGCTGAATGAGGCTGTAGTTGCAAATAAAGTAGCTGAAAAGGAGCAAGAAACATCTGCAGTCAAACAGCTGGATGATGGTTTAGTTACAGCTGAAGTACCTGAAGAGAAGCAAGAATCACAGGAACCAACACAAATAGATCAGGAATTCAAAGTAGAACAGGATGAAGGTGAGGTAGAGTATGGAGAATCTTTTGAGTGTCATCAAGAACACAATAACATTCCTGACCACAAGgtacagacagatgaacagaatGTCTCAGCAGAGATAGCGGGTGTAACTGCAGAGCAGATAGCCACAACAGGGGGAAATCAGAACGAAAGTCAGCAACACTCTTTAACAGGATATGAGGAACAAGGACCTGAAGGCTGCGAAGAAACGGGGCATTTTGAGCACAGTGAAAGAGCCAAGCAGGAAACAAGTCCTAACGATCTGCTTCCTGAGACACGAGAGTTAGATGAGGTGGCTGATGATGTTGTTCTGCAAGAAGCAGGTCAGAATATGAGAGAGCAGGAAGTCAGTGAAGTCAAAGAGGGTACGTCTGAAACAAACAAGGAGGATGCAAAAAGTGGCTCCAAAAAGGAAAGCAAGAAAGGGAAGGGGAAGAGTAAAGAGGACTGCAAAATGTCCTAA